A window of the Miscanthus floridulus cultivar M001 chromosome 14, ASM1932011v1, whole genome shotgun sequence genome harbors these coding sequences:
- the LOC136502538 gene encoding uncharacterized protein, which produces MASTSATYQTARSPAAQIVHPDEIWEEIFLRLDAATDLAQVSAACSSFRRIVSTLCFLHRLRSLRSPAVLGFISSTRYQPFFPVEPPHHSAPEARALEQAADFTFSFLPDPSMWRFSPCPRWPSPPLPAHLHQNPIRGFRSLRSPCGGRAVRRGPLITRRPRRLRRPPPPPPRLCVGPAVTTAPPVCSVRACRSSVSLCLIYVKIPRIPDDLLPFAADNGITRPVLPVLAPAGENDEEESFRVIWTVQHKGKGRVVVFIFSSCNQTWRGK; this is translated from the exons ATGGCATCGACGTCGGCGACGTACCAGACCGCCAGGTCCCCGGCAGCGCAGATTGTACACCCTGACGAGATCTGGGAGGAGATCTTCCTGCGCCTCGATGCCGCGACTGACCTCGCCCAAGTCTCAGCCGCCTGCTCCTCCTTCCGCCGCATCGTCTCCACGCTCTGCTTCCTCCACCGCTTAAGGTCCCTCCGCTCCCCTGCAGTCCTCGGGTTCATCAGTTCCACCAGATACCAACCATTCTTCCCCGTCGAGCCTCCCCACCACTCCGCCCCGGAAGCCCGCGCGCTCGAGCAAGCCGCCGACTtcaccttctccttcctccccgaccCCAGCATGTGGCGCTTTTCGCCATGCCCGCGATGGCCGAGTCCTCCTCTGCCGGCGCATCTCCACCAAAATCCAATTCGAGGATTTCGTAGTCTGCGCTCCCCGTGTGGAGGCCGCGCCGTCCGCCGCGGGCCGCTCATCACGCGGAGGCCGCGCCGCCTGCGccgtccaccacctcctcctcctcgactGTGTGTTGGGCCGGCCGTGACTACTGCTCCTCCAGTGTGCAGTGTCCGCGCCTGCAGAAGCTCGGTATCTTTGTGTCTAATCTACGTCAAGATTCCCCGCATACCCGACGACCTACTGCCCTTCGCCGCAGACAATGGTATAACACGGCCTGTGTTACCCGTTCTCGCTCCAGCCGGCGAGAATGACGAGGAGGAATCGTTCAGAGTTATCTGGACTGTGCAGCACAAAGGCAAAGGCAGGGTCGTGGTTTTCATCTTCTCTTCCTGCAACCAGACGTGGCGAG GAAAGTGA